A window from Triticum aestivum cultivar Chinese Spring chromosome 6D, IWGSC CS RefSeq v2.1, whole genome shotgun sequence encodes these proteins:
- the LOC123143324 gene encoding fructan 1-exohydrolase w2-like isoform X1, which translates to MALPWVFVLLPALFFLSSSVPNLFFSNSSSNGSGGRCSLCPQSPEVSFCPLSPEISPCPQSPEVPYIVSTRYRTAYHFQPPRNWINDPCGLMYYKGIYHNFYQYNPHCALWCWGDITWGHSVSTDLVNWIQLEPVIEPDNPSDIDGCWTGSATILSGGQPVILYTGGSRDKCQVQNLVHPKNPSDPYLREWTKTGNNPVIQPVVPGLNRSQFRDPTTGWIGPDGLWRIAVGAELKSYTAALLYKSEDFLSWTRVDHPLYSQNLSNIVECNMWECLDFFAVLPGNNTGLDMSAAILRGTKHALKMSVGYFDKYLIGVYDLKRDAFVPDTIVDDCRLWLKIDYGNFYASKSFFDSKKGRRIIWGWSKEADCRSDDVAKGWAGIHTIPRTIWLDSNGKQLLQWPVDEIESLRTNEINHQGLELNKGDMFEINGVDTFQADVEIYFELTSINAAEPFNPSWLLDPEKHCCEAGASVHGGIGPFGLVILASNNMDEHTVVHFRVYKSQQKYMILMCSDLRRSSIRPSRYTPAYGGFFELDLAKERKISLRTLIDRSAVESFGGGGRVCITSRVYPAVLADVGRAHMYAFNNGSATVRVPQLSAWTMRKAQVNVEKGWSAI; encoded by the exons ATGGCGCTACCTTGGGTCTTCGTCCTCCTCcctgccctcttcttcctctcctcctctgtACCCAACCTCTTCTTCTCCAACAGCAGCAGCAATGGGAGTGGAGGGAGATGCTCCCTCTGTCCACAGTCTCCAGAGGTCTCCTTCTGTCCACTGTCTCCAGAGATCTCCCCCTGTCCCCAGTCTCCAGAGGTCCCCTATATTGTCAGCACGAGGTACAGGACTGCCTACCACTTCCAGCCTCCCAGGAACTGGATCAATG ATCCATGTG GACTAATGTACTACAAAGGCATCTACCATAATTTCTACCAGTATAACCCCCACTGCGCCCTCTGGTGTTGGGGTGACATAACTTGGGGCCATTCGGTTTCGACAGACCTTGTCAACTGGATCCAGCTTGAACCCGTGATAGAACCGGATAACCCCAGTGACATAGATGGCTGCTGGACCGGTTCAGCCACAATTCTGTCTGGTGGTCAACCGGTCATCTTATACACCGGTGGCAGCAGAGACAAGTGTCAGGTCCAAAACCTTGTGCATCCCAAGAACCCGTCTGACCCATACCTAAGAGAATGGACCAAAACCGGCAATAACCCAGTGATCCAACCGGTAGTACCAGGTTTGAACAGAAGCCAATTCAGGGATCCGACGACCGGTTGGATCGGACCAGATGGACTGTGGAGAATAGCAGTTGGTGCTGAGCTGAAAAGCTACACTGCTGCACTTTTGTACAAGAGTGAAGACTTTCTTAGTTGGACAAGAGTTGATCACCCACTGTATTCACAGAACTTATCCAATATTGTGGAGTGCAATATGTGGGAGTGCCTTGATTTCTTTGCGGTATTGCCAGGCAATAACACTGGACTGGACATGTCCGCAGCAATCTTAAGAGGAACCAAGCATGCCCTCAAAATGAGCGTGGGTTACTTTGATAAGTACTTGATTGGGGTGTATGATCTCAAACGTGATGCCTTTGTGCCAGATACTATCGTAGATGACTGTCGGCTGTGGTTGAAGATCGATTACGGCAATTTCTATGCTTCGAAGTCATTCTTCGACTCGAAAAAGGGCAGGAGGATCATATGGGGTTGGTCTAAGGAAGCAGATTGTCGTTCAGACGATGTTGCAAAAGGTTGGGCAGGAATCCAT ACAATCCCCAGGACGATTTGGCTAGACAGCAATGGCAAGCAGTTGCTGCAATGGCCAGTTGATGAGATTGAGTCCCTTCGAACAAATGAAATCAACCATCAAGGACTTGAGCTCAACAAGGGAGATATGTTTGAGATCAATGGAGTTGACACTTTTCAG GCTGATGTGGAGATATATTTTGAGCTGACGTCCATCAATGCCGCCGAACCTTTTAATCCTTCCTGGCTTTTGGACCCTGAGAAGCATTGCTGTGAAGCCGGTGCATCGGTTCATGGTGGTATAGGGCCATTTGGACTTGTTATTCTGGCCTCCAACAACATGGATGAGCACACTGTCGTGCACTTCAGAGTCTACAAGTCACAGCAAAAGTACATGATACTCATGTGCTCTGATTTAAGAAG GTCTTCCATCAGACCATCACGGTACACACCAGCCTATGGAGGCTTCTTTGAACTTGATCTTGCAAAGGAGAGGAAGATATCTCTCAGAACTCTG ATTGATCGGTCGGCGGTGGAGAGCTTCGGTGGTGGTGGTAGGGTTTGCATCACGTCCAGAGTTTATCCAGCGGTGCTCGCCGATGTTGGCAGGGCCCACATGTATGCCTTCAACAATGGAAGTGCCACGGTGAGGGTGCCACAGCTCAGCGCATGGACCATGAGGAAGGCACAAGTGAATGTGGAGAAGGGTTGGAGTGCTATTTAA
- the LOC123143324 gene encoding fructan 1-exohydrolase isoform X2, whose amino-acid sequence MYYKGIYHNFYQYNPHCALWCWGDITWGHSVSTDLVNWIQLEPVIEPDNPSDIDGCWTGSATILSGGQPVILYTGGSRDKCQVQNLVHPKNPSDPYLREWTKTGNNPVIQPVVPGLNRSQFRDPTTGWIGPDGLWRIAVGAELKSYTAALLYKSEDFLSWTRVDHPLYSQNLSNIVECNMWECLDFFAVLPGNNTGLDMSAAILRGTKHALKMSVGYFDKYLIGVYDLKRDAFVPDTIVDDCRLWLKIDYGNFYASKSFFDSKKGRRIIWGWSKEADCRSDDVAKGWAGIHTIPRTIWLDSNGKQLLQWPVDEIESLRTNEINHQGLELNKGDMFEINGVDTFQADVEIYFELTSINAAEPFNPSWLLDPEKHCCEAGASVHGGIGPFGLVILASNNMDEHTVVHFRVYKSQQKYMILMCSDLRRSSIRPSRYTPAYGGFFELDLAKERKISLRTLIDRSAVESFGGGGRVCITSRVYPAVLADVGRAHMYAFNNGSATVRVPQLSAWTMRKAQVNVEKGWSAI is encoded by the exons ATGTACTACAAAGGCATCTACCATAATTTCTACCAGTATAACCCCCACTGCGCCCTCTGGTGTTGGGGTGACATAACTTGGGGCCATTCGGTTTCGACAGACCTTGTCAACTGGATCCAGCTTGAACCCGTGATAGAACCGGATAACCCCAGTGACATAGATGGCTGCTGGACCGGTTCAGCCACAATTCTGTCTGGTGGTCAACCGGTCATCTTATACACCGGTGGCAGCAGAGACAAGTGTCAGGTCCAAAACCTTGTGCATCCCAAGAACCCGTCTGACCCATACCTAAGAGAATGGACCAAAACCGGCAATAACCCAGTGATCCAACCGGTAGTACCAGGTTTGAACAGAAGCCAATTCAGGGATCCGACGACCGGTTGGATCGGACCAGATGGACTGTGGAGAATAGCAGTTGGTGCTGAGCTGAAAAGCTACACTGCTGCACTTTTGTACAAGAGTGAAGACTTTCTTAGTTGGACAAGAGTTGATCACCCACTGTATTCACAGAACTTATCCAATATTGTGGAGTGCAATATGTGGGAGTGCCTTGATTTCTTTGCGGTATTGCCAGGCAATAACACTGGACTGGACATGTCCGCAGCAATCTTAAGAGGAACCAAGCATGCCCTCAAAATGAGCGTGGGTTACTTTGATAAGTACTTGATTGGGGTGTATGATCTCAAACGTGATGCCTTTGTGCCAGATACTATCGTAGATGACTGTCGGCTGTGGTTGAAGATCGATTACGGCAATTTCTATGCTTCGAAGTCATTCTTCGACTCGAAAAAGGGCAGGAGGATCATATGGGGTTGGTCTAAGGAAGCAGATTGTCGTTCAGACGATGTTGCAAAAGGTTGGGCAGGAATCCAT ACAATCCCCAGGACGATTTGGCTAGACAGCAATGGCAAGCAGTTGCTGCAATGGCCAGTTGATGAGATTGAGTCCCTTCGAACAAATGAAATCAACCATCAAGGACTTGAGCTCAACAAGGGAGATATGTTTGAGATCAATGGAGTTGACACTTTTCAG GCTGATGTGGAGATATATTTTGAGCTGACGTCCATCAATGCCGCCGAACCTTTTAATCCTTCCTGGCTTTTGGACCCTGAGAAGCATTGCTGTGAAGCCGGTGCATCGGTTCATGGTGGTATAGGGCCATTTGGACTTGTTATTCTGGCCTCCAACAACATGGATGAGCACACTGTCGTGCACTTCAGAGTCTACAAGTCACAGCAAAAGTACATGATACTCATGTGCTCTGATTTAAGAAG GTCTTCCATCAGACCATCACGGTACACACCAGCCTATGGAGGCTTCTTTGAACTTGATCTTGCAAAGGAGAGGAAGATATCTCTCAGAACTCTG ATTGATCGGTCGGCGGTGGAGAGCTTCGGTGGTGGTGGTAGGGTTTGCATCACGTCCAGAGTTTATCCAGCGGTGCTCGCCGATGTTGGCAGGGCCCACATGTATGCCTTCAACAATGGAAGTGCCACGGTGAGGGTGCCACAGCTCAGCGCATGGACCATGAGGAAGGCACAAGTGAATGTGGAGAAGGGTTGGAGTGCTATTTAA
- the LOC123143325 gene encoding fructan 1-exohydrolase w2-like isoform X1: MALPWAFVLLPALFFLSSSVTNLFFSNSSSNGSGGRCSLCPQSPEVSFCPLSPEVSPCSQSPEVPYIVSTTYRTAYHFQPPRNWINDPCGMNISAQTPLNKKELQYSTTYTSFINISGLMYYKGIYHNFYQYNPHCALWCWGDIAWGHSVSTDLVNWIQLEPVIEPDNPSDIDGCWTGSATILSGGQPVILYTGVSRDNCQVQNLLFPKNPSDPYLREWTKAGNNPVIQPVVPGLNRSCFRDPTTGWIGPDGLWRIAVGAQLYSYNAALLYKSEDFLSWTRVDHPLYSHNLSNMWECPDFFAVLPGNNSGLDMSVSIPRGAKHALKMSVGYFDKYLIGVYDLKRDAFVPDTIVDDCRLWLRIDYGDFYASKSFFDSKKGRRIIWGWSQEADCRSDDVAKGWAGIHTIPRTIWLDSDGKQLLQWPVDEIESLRTNEINHQGLELNKGDMFEINGVDTFQADVEIYFELTSINAAEPFNPSWLLDPEKHCCEAGASVHGGIGPFGLVILASNNMDEHTVVHFRVYKSQQKYMILMCSDLRRSSIRPSRYTPAYGGFFELDLAKERKISLRTLIDRSAVESFGGGGRVCITSRVYPAVLADVGRAHMYAFNNGSATVRVPQLSAWTMRNAHVNVENGRSAI; the protein is encoded by the exons ATGGCGCTACCTTGGGCCTTCGTCCTTCTCcctgctctcttcttcctctcctcctctgtAACCAACCTCTTCTTCTCCAACAGCAGCAGCAATGGGAGTGGAGGGAGATGCTCCCTCTGTCCACAGTCTCCAGAGGTCTCCTTCTGTCCACTGTCTCCAGAGGTCTCCCCCTGTTCACAGTCTCCAGAGGTCCCCTATATTGTCAGCACGACGTATAGGACTGCCTACCACTTCCAGCCTCCCAGGAACTGGATCAATG ATCCATGTGGTATGAATATCTCAGCACAAACACCTCTAAATAAAAAGGAGTTGCAGTATTCTACAACTTATACTTCCTTTATAAATATTTCAGGACTAATGTACTACAAAGGCATCTACCATAATTTCTACCAGTATAACCCCCACTGCGCCCTCTGGTGTTGGGGTGACATAGCTTGGGGCCATTCAGTTTCGACAGACCTCGTCAACTGGATCCAGCTTGAACCCGTGATAGAACCGGATAATCCGAGTGACATAGATGGCTGCTGGACCGGTTCAGCCACAATTCTGTCTGGTGGTCAACCGGTCATCCTATACACCGGTGTCAGCAGAGACAACTGTCAGGTCCAAAACCTTTTGTTTCCCAAGAATCCGTCTGACCCGTACCTGCGAGAATGGACGAAAGCAGGCAATAACCCAGTGATCCAACCGGTAGTACCGGGTTTGAACAGAAGCTGCTTCAGGGATCCGACGACCGGTTGGATCGGACCAGATGGACTATGGAGGATAGCAGTTGGTGCTCAGCTGTACAGCTACAACGCTGCACTTTTGTACAAGAGTGAAGACTTTCTGAGTTGGACAAGAGTTGATCACCCACTGTATTCTCATAATTTGTCCAATATGTGGGAGTGCCCGGATTTCTTTGCGGTATTGCCGGGCAATAACAGTGGACTGGACATGTCCGTATCAATCCCAAGAGGCGCCAAGCATGCCCTCAAAATGAGCGTGGGTTACTTTGACAAGTACTTGATTGGGGTTTATGATCTCAAACGTGATGCCTTTGTGCCAGATACTATCGTAGATGACTGTCGGCTGTGGCTGAGGATCGATTATGGCGATTTCTATGCTTCAAAGTCATTCTTTGACTCGAAAAAGGGCAGGAGGATCATATGGGGTTGGTCTCAGGAGGCAGATTGTCGCTCAGATGATGTTGCAAAAGGTTGGGCAGGAATCCAT ACAATCCCCAGGACGATTTGGTTAGATAGTGATGGCAAGCAGTTGTTGCAATGGCCAGTTGATGAGATTGAGTCCCTTCGAACAAATGAAATCAACCATCAAGGACTAGAGCTCAACAAGGGAGATATGTTTGAGATCAATGGAGTTGATACTTTTCAG GCTGATGTGGAGATATATTTTGAGCTGACGTCCATCAATGCCGCCGAACCTTTTAATCCTTCCTGGCTTTTGGACCCTGAGAAGCATTGCTGTGAAGCCGGTGCATCGGTTCATGGTGGTATAGGGCCATTTGGACTTGTTATTCTGGCCTCCAACAACATGGATGAGCACACTGTCGTGCACTTCAGAGTCTACAAGTCACAGCAAAAGTACATGATACTCATGTGCTCTGATTTAAGAAG GTCTTCCATCAGACCATCACGGTACACACCAGCCTATGGAGGCTTCTTTGAACTTGATCTTGCAAAGGAGAGGAAGATATCTCTCAGAACTCTG ATTGATCGGTCGGCGGTGGAGAGCTTCGGTGGTGGTGGTAGGGTTTGCATCACGTCCAGAGTTTATCCAGCGGTGCTCGCCGATGTTGGCAGGGCCCACATGTATGCCTTCAACAATGGAAGTGCCACGGTGAGGGTGCCACAGCTCAGCGCATGGACCATGAGGAACgcacatgtgaatgtggagaatggTAGGAGTGCTATTTAA
- the LOC123143325 gene encoding fructan 1-exohydrolase w2-like isoform X2, with translation MALPWAFVLLPALFFLSSSVTNLFFSNSSSNGSGGRCSLCPQSPEVSFCPLSPEVSPCSQSPEVPYIVSTTYRTAYHFQPPRNWINDPCGLMYYKGIYHNFYQYNPHCALWCWGDIAWGHSVSTDLVNWIQLEPVIEPDNPSDIDGCWTGSATILSGGQPVILYTGVSRDNCQVQNLLFPKNPSDPYLREWTKAGNNPVIQPVVPGLNRSCFRDPTTGWIGPDGLWRIAVGAQLYSYNAALLYKSEDFLSWTRVDHPLYSHNLSNMWECPDFFAVLPGNNSGLDMSVSIPRGAKHALKMSVGYFDKYLIGVYDLKRDAFVPDTIVDDCRLWLRIDYGDFYASKSFFDSKKGRRIIWGWSQEADCRSDDVAKGWAGIHTIPRTIWLDSDGKQLLQWPVDEIESLRTNEINHQGLELNKGDMFEINGVDTFQADVEIYFELTSINAAEPFNPSWLLDPEKHCCEAGASVHGGIGPFGLVILASNNMDEHTVVHFRVYKSQQKYMILMCSDLRRSSIRPSRYTPAYGGFFELDLAKERKISLRTLIDRSAVESFGGGGRVCITSRVYPAVLADVGRAHMYAFNNGSATVRVPQLSAWTMRNAHVNVENGRSAI, from the exons ATGGCGCTACCTTGGGCCTTCGTCCTTCTCcctgctctcttcttcctctcctcctctgtAACCAACCTCTTCTTCTCCAACAGCAGCAGCAATGGGAGTGGAGGGAGATGCTCCCTCTGTCCACAGTCTCCAGAGGTCTCCTTCTGTCCACTGTCTCCAGAGGTCTCCCCCTGTTCACAGTCTCCAGAGGTCCCCTATATTGTCAGCACGACGTATAGGACTGCCTACCACTTCCAGCCTCCCAGGAACTGGATCAATG ATCCATGTG GACTAATGTACTACAAAGGCATCTACCATAATTTCTACCAGTATAACCCCCACTGCGCCCTCTGGTGTTGGGGTGACATAGCTTGGGGCCATTCAGTTTCGACAGACCTCGTCAACTGGATCCAGCTTGAACCCGTGATAGAACCGGATAATCCGAGTGACATAGATGGCTGCTGGACCGGTTCAGCCACAATTCTGTCTGGTGGTCAACCGGTCATCCTATACACCGGTGTCAGCAGAGACAACTGTCAGGTCCAAAACCTTTTGTTTCCCAAGAATCCGTCTGACCCGTACCTGCGAGAATGGACGAAAGCAGGCAATAACCCAGTGATCCAACCGGTAGTACCGGGTTTGAACAGAAGCTGCTTCAGGGATCCGACGACCGGTTGGATCGGACCAGATGGACTATGGAGGATAGCAGTTGGTGCTCAGCTGTACAGCTACAACGCTGCACTTTTGTACAAGAGTGAAGACTTTCTGAGTTGGACAAGAGTTGATCACCCACTGTATTCTCATAATTTGTCCAATATGTGGGAGTGCCCGGATTTCTTTGCGGTATTGCCGGGCAATAACAGTGGACTGGACATGTCCGTATCAATCCCAAGAGGCGCCAAGCATGCCCTCAAAATGAGCGTGGGTTACTTTGACAAGTACTTGATTGGGGTTTATGATCTCAAACGTGATGCCTTTGTGCCAGATACTATCGTAGATGACTGTCGGCTGTGGCTGAGGATCGATTATGGCGATTTCTATGCTTCAAAGTCATTCTTTGACTCGAAAAAGGGCAGGAGGATCATATGGGGTTGGTCTCAGGAGGCAGATTGTCGCTCAGATGATGTTGCAAAAGGTTGGGCAGGAATCCAT ACAATCCCCAGGACGATTTGGTTAGATAGTGATGGCAAGCAGTTGTTGCAATGGCCAGTTGATGAGATTGAGTCCCTTCGAACAAATGAAATCAACCATCAAGGACTAGAGCTCAACAAGGGAGATATGTTTGAGATCAATGGAGTTGATACTTTTCAG GCTGATGTGGAGATATATTTTGAGCTGACGTCCATCAATGCCGCCGAACCTTTTAATCCTTCCTGGCTTTTGGACCCTGAGAAGCATTGCTGTGAAGCCGGTGCATCGGTTCATGGTGGTATAGGGCCATTTGGACTTGTTATTCTGGCCTCCAACAACATGGATGAGCACACTGTCGTGCACTTCAGAGTCTACAAGTCACAGCAAAAGTACATGATACTCATGTGCTCTGATTTAAGAAG GTCTTCCATCAGACCATCACGGTACACACCAGCCTATGGAGGCTTCTTTGAACTTGATCTTGCAAAGGAGAGGAAGATATCTCTCAGAACTCTG ATTGATCGGTCGGCGGTGGAGAGCTTCGGTGGTGGTGGTAGGGTTTGCATCACGTCCAGAGTTTATCCAGCGGTGCTCGCCGATGTTGGCAGGGCCCACATGTATGCCTTCAACAATGGAAGTGCCACGGTGAGGGTGCCACAGCTCAGCGCATGGACCATGAGGAACgcacatgtgaatgtggagaatggTAGGAGTGCTATTTAA
- the LOC123143325 gene encoding fructan 1-exohydrolase isoform X3: MYYKGIYHNFYQYNPHCALWCWGDIAWGHSVSTDLVNWIQLEPVIEPDNPSDIDGCWTGSATILSGGQPVILYTGVSRDNCQVQNLLFPKNPSDPYLREWTKAGNNPVIQPVVPGLNRSCFRDPTTGWIGPDGLWRIAVGAQLYSYNAALLYKSEDFLSWTRVDHPLYSHNLSNMWECPDFFAVLPGNNSGLDMSVSIPRGAKHALKMSVGYFDKYLIGVYDLKRDAFVPDTIVDDCRLWLRIDYGDFYASKSFFDSKKGRRIIWGWSQEADCRSDDVAKGWAGIHTIPRTIWLDSDGKQLLQWPVDEIESLRTNEINHQGLELNKGDMFEINGVDTFQADVEIYFELTSINAAEPFNPSWLLDPEKHCCEAGASVHGGIGPFGLVILASNNMDEHTVVHFRVYKSQQKYMILMCSDLRRSSIRPSRYTPAYGGFFELDLAKERKISLRTLIDRSAVESFGGGGRVCITSRVYPAVLADVGRAHMYAFNNGSATVRVPQLSAWTMRNAHVNVENGRSAI, from the exons ATGTACTACAAAGGCATCTACCATAATTTCTACCAGTATAACCCCCACTGCGCCCTCTGGTGTTGGGGTGACATAGCTTGGGGCCATTCAGTTTCGACAGACCTCGTCAACTGGATCCAGCTTGAACCCGTGATAGAACCGGATAATCCGAGTGACATAGATGGCTGCTGGACCGGTTCAGCCACAATTCTGTCTGGTGGTCAACCGGTCATCCTATACACCGGTGTCAGCAGAGACAACTGTCAGGTCCAAAACCTTTTGTTTCCCAAGAATCCGTCTGACCCGTACCTGCGAGAATGGACGAAAGCAGGCAATAACCCAGTGATCCAACCGGTAGTACCGGGTTTGAACAGAAGCTGCTTCAGGGATCCGACGACCGGTTGGATCGGACCAGATGGACTATGGAGGATAGCAGTTGGTGCTCAGCTGTACAGCTACAACGCTGCACTTTTGTACAAGAGTGAAGACTTTCTGAGTTGGACAAGAGTTGATCACCCACTGTATTCTCATAATTTGTCCAATATGTGGGAGTGCCCGGATTTCTTTGCGGTATTGCCGGGCAATAACAGTGGACTGGACATGTCCGTATCAATCCCAAGAGGCGCCAAGCATGCCCTCAAAATGAGCGTGGGTTACTTTGACAAGTACTTGATTGGGGTTTATGATCTCAAACGTGATGCCTTTGTGCCAGATACTATCGTAGATGACTGTCGGCTGTGGCTGAGGATCGATTATGGCGATTTCTATGCTTCAAAGTCATTCTTTGACTCGAAAAAGGGCAGGAGGATCATATGGGGTTGGTCTCAGGAGGCAGATTGTCGCTCAGATGATGTTGCAAAAGGTTGGGCAGGAATCCAT ACAATCCCCAGGACGATTTGGTTAGATAGTGATGGCAAGCAGTTGTTGCAATGGCCAGTTGATGAGATTGAGTCCCTTCGAACAAATGAAATCAACCATCAAGGACTAGAGCTCAACAAGGGAGATATGTTTGAGATCAATGGAGTTGATACTTTTCAG GCTGATGTGGAGATATATTTTGAGCTGACGTCCATCAATGCCGCCGAACCTTTTAATCCTTCCTGGCTTTTGGACCCTGAGAAGCATTGCTGTGAAGCCGGTGCATCGGTTCATGGTGGTATAGGGCCATTTGGACTTGTTATTCTGGCCTCCAACAACATGGATGAGCACACTGTCGTGCACTTCAGAGTCTACAAGTCACAGCAAAAGTACATGATACTCATGTGCTCTGATTTAAGAAG GTCTTCCATCAGACCATCACGGTACACACCAGCCTATGGAGGCTTCTTTGAACTTGATCTTGCAAAGGAGAGGAAGATATCTCTCAGAACTCTG ATTGATCGGTCGGCGGTGGAGAGCTTCGGTGGTGGTGGTAGGGTTTGCATCACGTCCAGAGTTTATCCAGCGGTGCTCGCCGATGTTGGCAGGGCCCACATGTATGCCTTCAACAATGGAAGTGCCACGGTGAGGGTGCCACAGCTCAGCGCATGGACCATGAGGAACgcacatgtgaatgtggagaatggTAGGAGTGCTATTTAA